The Pyramidobacter porci genome contains the following window.
CGCAGTGCACGCCGGGAACGGCGTTCAGACCGCCGACGAAAAAGTCGCGGCGCTCCTGATATGCGCGGCGCATCGCTTCGATCTCCTCGCCGCATTCGAAGGCCACCGCCGCGGCTTTCTGGATGAAGCCGCTCGTGCAGGAAATCGTGTGCTGAAACAGCTTCGCCGCCACCTTGACGATCTCGGGAGAGGCCGCCATGTAGCCGATGCGCCACCCCGTCATGGCGACGCATTTGGAAAAGCCGTTGACCGTGACGACGCGCGGCGCAATGTCGGCGTAGGAGGCCGGGCTGACGTTTTCGTTTCCGTCGAAGAGGATCTTCTCGTACATCTCGTCGGACAGCAAGACGACGTCGGGGTGGCGGAGCACGAAGCCGCGCAGGATTTCCGCCTCGGGGCGCGTCAGCACCCGGCCGGTGGGATTGTTGGGATAGTTGACGATGAGCAGGCGCGTTTTGCTCGTGACTTTCTCTTCCAGAGTCTCTTCGGTTATGCGGTAGCCTTCGTCGGGATCGAGGGGAACCGCCACGGAAACGGCCGCGGCCGCCTGCGCGATGGCCGGATACGACACCCAGCCCGGCGTCAGGTACATCACTTCGTCGCCGGGATTCACCAGCGCGCGCACGGCGGCATAAATGGCGTACTTGCCGCCCGGCGTGACGATCACGCTGTCGGCGTCATAGCCGGCGCAGCCGTTCTCGGCGCGGAGCTTGGCAGCGATCTTTTCGCGCAGCTCCGGCAAGCCGTTGCCCACGGTGTAGTGCGTATAGCCGGCGTTGATCTGACGGAACAGTTCGTCGCAGATCTTCCTGGGCGTGTCGAAATCCGGTTCGCCTCCGGCCAGGTCCACGATCTCCGCATCCACAGCTTTCAGCCTTTTCGCTTTGGCCATGGTCACCATCGACGCCGACGGAACGATCGCAGCGATCTCTCGGTTCAAATTCAAAGACACGGTCAATTCCTCCTTCTCTATATGATTCCCATGTTTCTTTTTATTTTTTTACATGGTATCATTGGCTAATTACAGTGTCCAACGAATAATTTTAATATTTAACATCAACAAAATCACTATTTATCCCCCGGTGAGGCAGGAGAATGGACTCTTTCGATATCGAGCTTTTCCGCGCCATCATCAGCAGCCGCAGCATCACTCAGGCGTCGCAGGCGCTGATGCTCTCCCAGTCCGCCATCAGCCAGAGACTCTTGCGCCTCGAACGGGAGCTGGGCATCAAACTGATCGAACGGCAGAAGGGAATCCGCCGCGTCGAAATCACGGAACAGGGCACGCGCTTTCTCGAACTGGCGGAAAAATGGGAAAACAGCTATCAGGAAATCCTCCGCTTAAAGGACACGGAACCGGAGCAGTCGCTGGTCATCGCCAGTCCGGACAGTTTGATCAATTTCGTGCTGGGACCTTTCTTGAAGCGGCTTCCGGGCCTCGGCTATTTTCCGCGCCTGCGCACTCAGCAGTCGCTGGAGATATACGACCTCGTCGACAACAAGGAAGCCGACGTCGGCTTCGTATTTCGCGACGCCCGTTACGCCAATATCGTCACCCGCTCCGTCCTGCGCGAACCCATCTCCATGATCTGCCGTCCCGGCAGCCCCTGGAACGAACGCGCCGTTCATCCGCAGCAGCTTCGCAAGCAGGACGAGATTTATCTCGCCTGGAGCCCCGCCATCCAGCAGTGGCACGATTACTGGTGGAACCCGTCGACCCATCCCGTCGTCCACGTCGACACGCCGGCGGCGCTGCTGAATTATCTGGCTCCGAGGACATGGGCCATGTGCCCGGAATCCGTCGTCGCGGCCTATCGAGACAATCGGGAAATCGAGATCCACGCCTTTGCCGAAAAGCCCCCGGACCGCGAATGCTTCCTCATCCTCCACAAATCGCCCGGCAGCGGGCGGACGAAGATGATCGCACGCTTCGAACGGCATCTCGACACGTTCCTCCGCACGCTTCCGTATCACGTATGAGCCCGCTTCAACCGCCCAAACCGAGCGCGCGTTTCCAGGACGGGCAAGAAACGTCAAGCCCCCGGATCGATGGAACGATCCGGGGGCTTGACGTTATACGGTTCTGTAGCTGCTAGTCGCTGCCGGCGGCGATGGCGAAGAGGAACGGGAACAGGAAAAGAAAGTCGTCCCGGTCGCGGCGATGCCGCCAATACCGCGGAGGCGGAGGCGGCGGACGGTGCCAGGCCGGCGGCGGTGGCGGCATTCTCCGTCCCCAGTCGGGCGGCGGCGGCCCGGGGCGCCAATCACGACGGGGCGGGGGCGGCGGGGCGGGACGGAAGCCGGGGTAAAAGGGCGGGGGCGGGGCAGGACGCCAGTCACGCCGGGGAGGAGGAGCCGGGCGAAAACCGGGGCCGCCGGGGCCAGGGTGGAAAGGCGGCGGCCCGGGGCGCCAGTCGCGCCGAGGCGGAGGCGGGGCCGGGCGAAAGCCGGGGCCGCCGGGGCCGTGTCCGAAGGACGGCGGCCCGCCGTGGAACTCCGGCCCTGGGCGCGCGCAAGCCGCGGTGGCCAGCGTCAGAGCGGCCAGCGCCGACAGCGCCAGAACCGCGTATTTCCTGTCAGTGAGTCTCATGTGAATACCTCCTTCAAAGGATTTTTCTCTGCAGAGCGTGTATGGGAAAGCGGCGCGCTTGAGATCGCACCGCGGATCTTCGCGCCTTATACCATTCCTCAATTAAAAAGCCGAACACAAGGTTAATGCTTTTTATCAAGAAATAGTATCATTCGTATTTCAGCGCGTCGATGGGATCGAGCAGCGAGGCCTTGGCCGCGGGGTAATAGCCGAAGCCGATGCCGACCGCCGCGGAAAAGACGAAAGCCAGCGCGATGGAACCGAGCGTGAACACCGGCGGGGCCTGCGTGACCGAAGCCAGAGCATAGCCCGCACCGATGCCCAGGCAGATGCCGAGGACCCCGCCGATCACCGACAGCGTCACCGATTCGATCAGAAACTGCAGGCGGATGTTGATGCTCTTGGCGCCGACGGCCATGCGGATGCCGATCTCGCGCGTGCGCTCCGTGACCGAGACGAGCATGATGTTCATGATGCCGATGCCGCCGACGACGAGCGAGATAACGGCGATGGAGGCCAGCAGCATGGAAGTGACGCTGGTGGTCTTGCGGCGCGCTTCGAGCATCTGCGAGAGACTGCGCACCGCAAAGTCGTCGGTTTCGCCGCCGCGGATCTTGTGGCGCTCGCGCATCAGCATCGTGATCTCGCTGGTGATGTACGAAAGCGATTCCATGGATACGCCCTTGACCTGAATGTTGCCGACGCGGCCGGGCGTGTTGTCCCATTTGACAAGACGGCTCTGCGCCGTCTTCAGCGGCACGAGGACCATGTCGTCCTGGTCCATGAAGCCGCCGGTGGATTGTCCTTTCGCGGCGAACACGCCGACGATGGTAAAGGGCACTTTGGCAATGCGGACCGATTTGCCGAGCGGATCTTCGTGAGCGAAGAGCTTCTGCGCCACGGTGCTGCCGATCACGGCCACCTTGTTGCCCATGCGCTGATCCGACTCGCTGAGGTTGCGTCCTGCGGCGATCGCGTAGCCGTTCACGTCGGCATACGACGGCGTGCTGCCGTAGACCGACGTGGACCAGTTCGTGTTGCCGTAGATGACCTGCACGCTGGTGTTCACGGTAGGCGCCACGGCTTCGACGCCGGAGACGTTGGCGGCGATCGCCTCGGCGTCGCTCTCGGTCAGGTACTTGGCCGTGTCGCCGGTGGATTGGGCGTTGCGTTCGCGCATGACGGTCACGGAATTGGTGCCGAACGAGGCGATCTCTTC
Protein-coding sequences here:
- a CDS encoding pyridoxal phosphate-dependent aminotransferase gives rise to the protein MSLNLNREIAAIVPSASMVTMAKAKRLKAVDAEIVDLAGGEPDFDTPRKICDELFRQINAGYTHYTVGNGLPELREKIAAKLRAENGCAGYDADSVIVTPGGKYAIYAAVRALVNPGDEVMYLTPGWVSYPAIAQAAAAVSVAVPLDPDEGYRITEETLEEKVTSKTRLLIVNYPNNPTGRVLTRPEAEILRGFVLRHPDVVLLSDEMYEKILFDGNENVSPASYADIAPRVVTVNGFSKCVAMTGWRIGYMAASPEIVKVAAKLFQHTISCTSGFIQKAAAVAFECGEEIEAMRRAYQERRDFFVGGLNAVPGVHCEMPEGAFYAWTKFDLPGMDSNQGGEYILNNAKVVGVPGVSYGEEKGCWMRFSFATDDAQLRRAVANVARMMKGLRK
- a CDS encoding LysR family transcriptional regulator codes for the protein MDSFDIELFRAIISSRSITQASQALMLSQSAISQRLLRLERELGIKLIERQKGIRRVEITEQGTRFLELAEKWENSYQEILRLKDTEPEQSLVIASPDSLINFVLGPFLKRLPGLGYFPRLRTQQSLEIYDLVDNKEADVGFVFRDARYANIVTRSVLREPISMICRPGSPWNERAVHPQQLRKQDEIYLAWSPAIQQWHDYWWNPSTHPVVHVDTPAALLNYLAPRTWAMCPESVVAAYRDNREIEIHAFAEKPPDRECFLILHKSPGSGRTKMIARFERHLDTFLRTLPYHV
- a CDS encoding ABC transporter permease; the protein is MISFVEIVRTALRALRRNKTRSFLTTLGIIIGVGAVIAAFAVGAGANKVIDEEIASFGTNSVTVMRERNAQSTGDTAKYLTESDAEAIAANVSGVEAVAPTVNTSVQVIYGNTNWSTSVYGSTPSYADVNGYAIAAGRNLSESDQRMGNKVAVIGSTVAQKLFAHEDPLGKSVRIAKVPFTIVGVFAAKGQSTGGFMDQDDMVLVPLKTAQSRLVKWDNTPGRVGNIQVKGVSMESLSYITSEITMLMRERHKIRGGETDDFAVRSLSQMLEARRKTTSVTSMLLASIAVISLVVGGIGIMNIMLVSVTERTREIGIRMAVGAKSINIRLQFLIESVTLSVIGGVLGICLGIGAGYALASVTQAPPVFTLGSIALAFVFSAAVGIGFGYYPAAKASLLDPIDALKYE